The following are from one region of the Prevotella communis genome:
- the glyA gene encoding serine hydroxymethyltransferase, whose amino-acid sequence MKRDNTIFELIEKEHQRQLKGIELIASENFVSDQVMEAMGSYLTNKYAEGYPGKRYYGGCQVVDEVEQLAIDRVCKLFGAEYANVQPHSGAQANAAVLLAVLKPGDTFMGLNLAHGGHLSHGSLVNTSGILYKPVGYNLNEKTGRVDYDEMEALALEHKPKLIIGGGSAYSREWDYKRMREIADKVGALLMIDMAHPAGLIAAGLLENPVKYAHIVTSTTHKTLRGPRGGIILMGKDFDNPWGLKTPKGEIKKMSALLNSAVFPGQQGGPLEHVIAAKAVAFGEALQPEFKEWAKQVQKNAKVLAEELIKRGFTIVSGGTDNHSMLVDLRSKYPELTGKVAENALVAADITVNKNMVPFDSRSAFQTSGIRLGTPAITTRGAKEDLMIQIAAWIEEVLNDPTNEEVIASVRARVNEKMKEYPLFAY is encoded by the coding sequence ATGAAAAGAGACAACACCATTTTTGAGTTGATCGAGAAAGAGCATCAGCGCCAGTTGAAAGGCATTGAGCTGATTGCCAGTGAGAACTTTGTAAGCGACCAGGTAATGGAGGCTATGGGCTCGTACCTGACCAACAAGTATGCTGAGGGTTATCCTGGTAAGCGCTACTACGGCGGATGTCAGGTAGTAGACGAGGTAGAGCAGCTGGCTATCGACCGCGTTTGCAAGCTCTTTGGTGCAGAATACGCTAACGTACAGCCCCACTCTGGCGCACAGGCAAATGCTGCCGTTCTGCTGGCAGTACTCAAGCCCGGCGACACCTTCATGGGTCTGAACCTGGCACATGGTGGTCACCTGAGCCACGGCTCATTGGTCAACACAAGTGGTATCCTCTATAAGCCCGTAGGCTACAACCTCAACGAGAAGACGGGTCGAGTGGACTACGACGAGATGGAGGCACTGGCACTGGAGCACAAACCTAAGTTGATTATTGGTGGTGGTTCTGCTTACAGCCGTGAGTGGGACTACAAGCGCATGCGTGAGATTGCCGACAAAGTAGGCGCTCTGCTGATGATTGACATGGCTCACCCTGCTGGTCTGATTGCTGCCGGTTTGCTGGAGAACCCCGTGAAGTACGCTCACATCGTTACCTCTACAACCCACAAGACCCTGCGCGGTCCTCGTGGTGGTATCATCCTGATGGGTAAGGATTTCGACAATCCTTGGGGTCTGAAGACACCTAAGGGCGAGATTAAGAAGATGTCTGCTCTGCTGAACAGCGCCGTTTTCCCCGGACAGCAGGGTGGTCCTCTGGAGCACGTTATCGCTGCCAAGGCAGTAGCCTTCGGCGAGGCTCTGCAGCCCGAGTTCAAGGAGTGGGCTAAGCAAGTACAGAAAAATGCCAAGGTACTGGCTGAAGAGCTCATCAAGCGCGGCTTCACTATCGTTTCTGGTGGTACAGACAACCACTCTATGCTGGTTGACCTGCGCTCTAAGTATCCTGAGCTGACGGGTAAGGTGGCCGAGAACGCCCTGGTTGCTGCCGATATCACCGTAAACAAGAACATGGTGCCTTTCGATAGCCGTAGCGCTTTCCAGACTTCTGGTATCCGTCTGGGTACTCCCGCTATCACCACACGTGGTGCTAAGGAAGACCTGATGATTCAGATTGCTGCTTGGATTGAGGAAGTGCTCAATGATCCTACCAACGAAGAAGTTATCGCAAGCGTTCGCGCTCGCGTCAATGAGAAGATGAAGGAATATCCTCTCTTCGCATATTAA
- a CDS encoding GTP-binding protein, whose protein sequence is MKETPVLLLTGYLGSGKTTLLNRILSNEKGIKFAVIVNDIGEVNIDATLIQQGGVVNQQDDSLVALQNGCICCTLKMDLVKQLQDIIQMQRFDYIVIEASGICEPGPIAQTICSIPSMDPELTKDGYPRLDCIVTVVDALRMRDEFEGGALLTRPDIDEEDIENLVIQQIEFCNIVLLNKAAEVTPEELGRIRSIVRTLQPKAEIIECNYGDVDFDKILNTNMFDFDKVATSAAWIQEVERHHEEDEDDDDDDEHHHEHHDEHEHHHHHHHHDEGEAEEYGIGTFVYYRRGPFKLGLFDDFVARKWPKGVIRAKGICYFNDELDMCYLFEQAGKQVSIRQAGQWFATMPKDELAQMMERDAALRADWDEQYGDRMQKIVFIGQHLDKEAITKALDECLA, encoded by the coding sequence ATGAAAGAAACTCCCGTATTGCTGCTGACAGGTTATCTGGGTAGCGGCAAGACAACATTACTGAATCGTATCCTTTCCAACGAGAAGGGTATTAAGTTTGCCGTTATCGTGAATGATATCGGTGAGGTAAATATCGACGCCACACTGATTCAACAAGGTGGCGTGGTGAACCAGCAGGACGACTCGCTGGTGGCACTGCAAAACGGATGCATCTGCTGCACACTGAAAATGGACCTCGTGAAGCAGTTGCAGGACATTATCCAGATGCAGCGCTTCGACTATATCGTCATCGAGGCCAGCGGTATCTGCGAACCTGGCCCCATTGCCCAGACCATCTGTTCTATCCCCTCGATGGATCCGGAACTGACAAAGGACGGCTATCCCCGTTTGGACTGTATCGTCACCGTGGTAGATGCCCTGCGTATGCGCGACGAATTTGAGGGTGGTGCGCTGCTCACCCGTCCTGACATCGACGAAGAGGATATCGAAAACCTGGTGATTCAGCAGATTGAGTTCTGTAACATCGTGCTGCTCAACAAGGCCGCTGAGGTGACACCCGAGGAACTGGGACGCATTCGCAGTATCGTGCGTACACTGCAACCCAAGGCCGAAATTATTGAGTGTAACTATGGTGACGTGGACTTTGATAAGATTCTGAATACCAATATGTTCGACTTTGATAAGGTGGCTACGTCTGCAGCCTGGATTCAAGAGGTTGAGCGTCATCATGAGGAGGACGAGGACGACGATGACGACGATGAGCATCACCACGAGCATCACGATGAGCACGAGCACCACCATCACCACCATCATCACGATGAGGGCGAGGCTGAGGAATATGGTATCGGAACCTTCGTATATTATCGTCGCGGTCCCTTCAAACTGGGACTCTTTGATGATTTCGTGGCTCGCAAATGGCCAAAGGGCGTGATACGTGCCAAGGGTATCTGCTATTTCAACGACGAATTGGATATGTGCTACCTCTTTGAACAGGCAGGCAAGCAGGTAAGCATCCGCCAGGCAGGACAGTGGTTTGCCACAATGCCTAAAGACGAACTGGCACAGATGATGGAACGCGACGCGGCCCTGCGTGCCGACTGGGACGAGCAGTATGGCGACCGCATGCAGAAGATTGTCTTCATAGGACAACATCTGGATAAAGAAGCTATCACCAAGGCACTCGATGAGTGCTTGGCATAA
- the pyrB gene encoding aspartate carbamoyltransferase — translation MDKHNFVTIADLTREKILYMIEMAQEFEKHPNRELLKGKVVATLFFEPSTRTRLSFETAANRLGARVIGFADPKVTSGTKGETLKDTILMVSNYADVIVMRHYIEGAAQYASEVAPVPIVNAGDGAHQHPSQCMLDLYSIYKTQGTLENLNIYMVGDLKYGRTVHSLLMAMRHFNPTFHFVAPKELAMPKEYKLYCDEHGIKYQEHTAFNEKVIADADILYMTRVQKERFSDLMEYERVKNVYVLNNELLKNAKPNMKILHPLPRVNEIAYEVDDNPHAYYIQQAGNGLFAREAIFCDVLGITLDDVKNDKTIIK, via the coding sequence ATGGATAAACATAATTTCGTCACCATTGCCGATCTCACTCGTGAGAAAATCCTCTACATGATTGAGATGGCACAGGAGTTTGAAAAGCATCCCAACAGAGAATTGCTCAAAGGCAAAGTCGTTGCCACCTTGTTTTTTGAGCCCAGTACCAGAACCCGCCTTTCTTTCGAAACAGCAGCCAACCGACTTGGCGCACGTGTCATAGGCTTTGCTGACCCAAAGGTGACCAGTGGCACCAAGGGCGAGACACTGAAAGACACTATTCTGATGGTATCCAACTATGCCGATGTCATCGTGATGCGCCACTATATCGAGGGGGCTGCACAATATGCCTCTGAGGTTGCTCCGGTACCCATTGTCAACGCTGGTGACGGTGCCCATCAGCATCCCTCACAGTGCATGCTCGACCTCTACTCCATCTACAAGACGCAGGGCACACTGGAGAACCTTAATATATATATGGTGGGCGACTTGAAATACGGACGTACCGTTCACTCACTGCTCATGGCTATGCGCCACTTCAACCCCACATTCCATTTCGTGGCTCCCAAGGAATTGGCTATGCCCAAGGAGTACAAGCTCTACTGCGACGAGCACGGCATTAAGTACCAGGAGCACACGGCATTCAACGAGAAGGTGATTGCCGATGCCGACATCCTTTATATGACGCGTGTACAGAAGGAGCGTTTCTCGGACCTCATGGAGTATGAGCGCGTGAAGAATGTGTATGTGCTGAACAACGAGTTGCTGAAGAATGCTAAGCCCAACATGAAAATCCTGCATCCGCTGCCACGCGTGAACGAGATTGCCTACGAGGTGGACGACAACCCACATGCTTACTATATCCAGCAGGCTGGTAACGGACTCTTTGCACGTGAGGCTATCTTCTGCGATGTGCTGGGCATCACACTCGATGATGTGAAAAACGATAAGACGATTATCAAGTAA
- a CDS encoding CotH kinase family protein has product MNLKRISILAISLLLVSTNIVSANNDNWTDVSKRFLTNTDFNQGNSDGWTIESNAGQKAVSANLMRFWNGTFDFYQELPRLPKGHYRLTVQGFYRSQGDSYSLYKNGTEQLKAFLYAGEVSTPLMSVYSQAMTSTAGNRQQHDGKYYPDNSTSAAAAFDEGLYTGNSVEFDAEGSITIGVRCQEAGTNNYCAFDNFKLEYASPIGPDGKSWIDMTDMLLKNPGFTNNDTNGWEWESNASSQTANYDCMEFWNGTFNISQLIKNGPQGKYRLSVQAFYRCQDNQTNWGGDYSDHRNGTQNITAYLYGADDAQQMMSIYDQQMRNYVDGCWYVEGDNGYEFYPNNMATARAAFDDEMYWNTLEFEAGGDFRVGLKCESNMSSNWCIFDNFQLEYYGDVVKVSSITVDADKNELIIGETATATATTSPANATFTWVEWSSDNEQVATINQEGLITAHAVGTAHITATALDGSGTKGRMTITVTRNPATASSLFINEIMAANIDEYISPAFNFDGWIEVFNPTDRPVELNGLKISDPMNGEGPWTMPQMMGVVPANGYRLIWFDSATLRPDQVPFKLNTDGGTICITDENDNVIVSQDYPAALERISYARATDQTGAWGYTGVSTPGASNNGITLLTQQLAAPVVDQPSQLFDGSLTINVTIPGGCTLRYTTDGTLPTLQNGQISTSGQFTIDNTCNFRFRLFSSDLLPSRVTTRSYILRDRNYYLPVVAVVTDPDFLYNTEIGVFEKGPNGRPGNGQDDKCNWNMDWERPVNFSFLDGNGNMVLNQDVNLEMCGGWSRAYTPHSFKLKGNKEMGGEKNLPYPFFKQKPYIRNRTLQIRNGGNDTYARFKDPAIQVILESSGIDIDCQGYQPVHEFINGNYIGVLNMREPNNKHYVYANYGWDEDEIDQFEMSPDSGYVQKCGTPDSFNELVDVLSPDAANNDTYEEICRVLDIDEFINYMAAQMYLGGTDYPQNNVKAYRYRDGGRFRFVIFDLDFAFNTSDQFNVFFNKEDYWFDQLRPASLGRIHDRIRLVTLFRNLLQNEDFRRRFIDAYCIMGGSVFESSRCDSIIDELLDRVQPAMRLNGGSASSKASEIKNNFRNRLSYAINALKNYYAFNLSSTTARQVTLNSDVEGAKLYINGIEVPMSTFNGKLFAPAKLKAVAPAGYEFHSWRKDGALYSNKEEIDLPESNINLTAHFTALTDAKKKQVGITPVRINEVSGSNDSFVDEYYKKGDWVELYNTTEQPIDVEGMYLSDNASKPTKYQITKGHTKAQTIIPAKGHLLIWCDKRETTDNGLHASFKIDGDGGQLILTAADKSWTDTFIYGAHDANTTIGRYPDGAAEVYAMNVATIAKANRQSSYMIPVEQTVTNSIETPLIASANGLRVIYGNQQVMVKSDEDGIATINIFNANGMLMEQTTISIKGGRARLDMSHLTPGLYIARAIDAGGTSVSCKFRK; this is encoded by the coding sequence ATGAACCTAAAGCGAATTTCAATCTTAGCTATTAGTCTGCTGCTTGTCAGTACAAACATTGTTTCTGCCAACAATGACAACTGGACCGACGTCTCTAAACGATTCCTGACAAACACTGATTTCAATCAGGGTAATAGTGACGGATGGACTATAGAGAGTAATGCTGGTCAGAAAGCTGTCAGCGCAAACTTGATGCGTTTCTGGAACGGCACCTTCGATTTCTATCAGGAGCTGCCCCGTCTGCCAAAAGGTCATTATCGTCTGACGGTACAGGGATTCTATCGCTCGCAGGGTGACTCCTACTCGCTCTACAAGAACGGCACGGAACAGCTGAAGGCCTTCCTCTATGCAGGTGAAGTCAGCACGCCGCTGATGAGTGTCTATTCACAGGCAATGACAAGTACGGCAGGCAATCGCCAGCAACATGACGGGAAATACTATCCCGACAACAGCACCAGTGCGGCTGCTGCCTTTGACGAGGGGCTATATACAGGCAACAGCGTAGAGTTTGATGCCGAGGGCAGCATCACGATTGGCGTGAGATGCCAGGAGGCTGGCACCAACAACTACTGTGCCTTTGATAACTTCAAGCTGGAATATGCCAGTCCTATAGGCCCTGACGGGAAGTCGTGGATTGACATGACGGACATGCTCTTAAAGAACCCGGGATTCACCAATAACGACACAAATGGCTGGGAATGGGAGAGCAATGCCAGTTCGCAGACCGCCAATTACGACTGTATGGAATTCTGGAACGGCACATTCAATATCTCACAGCTCATCAAGAACGGTCCTCAGGGCAAATACCGCCTCAGCGTACAGGCTTTCTACCGCTGTCAGGACAACCAGACCAACTGGGGAGGCGACTATTCCGACCACAGGAATGGCACGCAGAACATCACGGCTTATCTGTATGGTGCCGATGATGCCCAGCAGATGATGAGCATCTACGACCAGCAGATGAGGAACTACGTGGACGGTTGCTGGTATGTGGAGGGAGACAACGGCTATGAATTCTATCCCAACAACATGGCAACGGCACGTGCTGCCTTTGATGATGAGATGTACTGGAACACGCTGGAGTTTGAGGCCGGAGGCGATTTCCGCGTCGGACTGAAGTGTGAGAGCAACATGAGCAGCAACTGGTGTATCTTCGATAACTTCCAACTGGAGTACTATGGTGACGTGGTGAAGGTAAGCAGTATCACCGTGGATGCCGACAAAAACGAGCTGATTATCGGTGAGACGGCTACGGCTACGGCTACGACATCGCCTGCCAACGCCACATTCACGTGGGTAGAATGGTCATCTGACAATGAACAAGTGGCAACAATCAATCAGGAGGGACTCATCACAGCACATGCTGTTGGTACGGCTCATATCACCGCTACTGCCCTCGACGGATCGGGCACAAAAGGGAGGATGACAATCACCGTCACAAGAAATCCTGCCACGGCCAGTTCTCTGTTTATCAACGAGATAATGGCGGCAAATATAGACGAATACATCAGTCCGGCGTTCAACTTTGACGGTTGGATAGAGGTATTCAATCCTACTGACAGGCCTGTGGAACTAAATGGACTGAAAATCAGTGACCCCATGAACGGAGAGGGACCCTGGACAATGCCACAGATGATGGGCGTTGTCCCTGCTAATGGCTATCGCCTCATCTGGTTTGACTCAGCCACCCTTCGTCCGGACCAGGTTCCTTTCAAGTTGAATACTGATGGTGGTACCATCTGCATTACCGACGAAAACGACAATGTCATTGTTTCGCAAGACTATCCTGCTGCATTGGAACGTATCAGTTATGCACGTGCCACAGACCAAACGGGCGCATGGGGCTATACTGGAGTCTCTACGCCTGGCGCATCGAACAACGGCATCACGCTGCTGACACAACAACTGGCGGCTCCTGTGGTTGACCAACCCTCCCAGCTGTTTGATGGCAGCCTGACAATCAACGTCACCATTCCTGGCGGTTGCACGCTGCGCTACACTACAGACGGCACGCTGCCTACACTGCAGAACGGACAGATTAGCACATCGGGACAGTTTACTATCGATAACACCTGCAATTTCCGCTTCCGCTTGTTTAGCAGCGACCTGTTGCCTTCGCGCGTCACCACACGTTCCTATATCCTGCGCGACAGGAACTATTACTTGCCCGTGGTGGCTGTTGTGACTGATCCCGACTTCCTTTACAACACGGAGATTGGTGTCTTCGAGAAAGGACCTAACGGACGTCCTGGCAACGGACAGGATGATAAATGCAACTGGAACATGGACTGGGAGCGCCCTGTGAACTTCTCTTTCCTCGATGGTAATGGCAACATGGTACTCAATCAGGATGTTAATCTTGAGATGTGTGGCGGATGGAGTCGTGCCTACACGCCTCATTCCTTCAAGCTGAAAGGCAACAAGGAGATGGGGGGCGAGAAGAACCTGCCCTACCCCTTCTTCAAACAGAAGCCTTATATCCGCAACCGCACCTTACAGATTCGTAATGGTGGTAACGACACCTATGCGCGTTTCAAGGATCCTGCCATCCAAGTGATACTGGAAAGCTCTGGCATCGACATTGACTGTCAGGGGTATCAGCCCGTGCACGAGTTTATCAATGGTAACTATATAGGTGTGCTCAACATGCGCGAGCCCAACAACAAGCACTATGTCTATGCCAACTACGGATGGGATGAGGACGAGATAGACCAGTTTGAGATGTCGCCAGACTCTGGTTACGTGCAGAAATGTGGCACGCCTGATAGTTTTAACGAGTTGGTTGATGTGCTCTCGCCAGACGCAGCAAATAATGACACCTACGAGGAAATCTGCAGGGTGCTGGATATTGATGAGTTCATCAACTATATGGCAGCACAGATGTATCTGGGCGGCACCGACTATCCTCAGAACAACGTGAAAGCTTATCGCTATCGCGACGGCGGCCGTTTCCGCTTCGTCATCTTCGACCTCGATTTCGCTTTCAATACGTCTGATCAGTTTAACGTGTTCTTCAACAAGGAGGACTATTGGTTTGACCAGTTGCGCCCGGCATCATTAGGACGTATCCACGACCGCATCCGACTGGTAACGCTCTTCAGGAACCTGCTGCAGAACGAGGATTTCCGCCGCCGCTTCATCGATGCCTATTGTATTATGGGGGGTAGCGTGTTTGAGTCGTCACGCTGCGACAGCATCATCGATGAGCTGCTGGACCGCGTGCAGCCTGCCATGCGTCTGAATGGAGGGTCGGCAAGTAGTAAGGCCAGCGAGATAAAGAATAATTTCCGCAATCGTCTCAGCTACGCTATCAATGCGTTGAAAAACTATTACGCCTTCAACCTCTCATCAACAACGGCCAGACAGGTGACACTGAACAGCGACGTGGAAGGTGCAAAACTCTATATCAACGGCATCGAAGTGCCTATGAGCACATTCAACGGTAAACTCTTCGCCCCAGCCAAACTGAAAGCGGTGGCACCAGCCGGCTATGAATTCCACTCATGGAGAAAGGATGGCGCACTCTATAGTAATAAGGAGGAGATAGACCTGCCTGAAAGCAATATCAACCTGACGGCTCACTTCACAGCTCTCACGGATGCTAAGAAGAAACAGGTTGGCATCACCCCCGTACGTATTAACGAGGTGAGCGGTTCTAATGACAGTTTTGTGGATGAATACTACAAAAAGGGTGACTGGGTGGAACTCTACAACACAACCGAACAGCCTATCGACGTAGAAGGTATGTACCTCTCTGACAACGCATCGAAACCCACGAAATACCAGATTACCAAGGGTCATACCAAGGCGCAGACCATCATCCCTGCCAAGGGCCATCTACTGATATGGTGCGACAAGCGCGAAACGACTGATAACGGCCTGCATGCCTCGTTCAAGATTGATGGCGACGGTGGCCAGCTCATTCTGACAGCAGCAGACAAGAGTTGGACGGATACCTTCATCTATGGAGCCCATGATGCCAACACCACCATCGGGCGCTATCCCGACGGTGCCGCTGAGGTGTATGCAATGAATGTGGCTACGATAGCAAAGGCCAACAGACAGTCATCCTACATGATTCCTGTTGAACAGACTGTAACCAACAGTATCGAGACACCTCTCATCGCCTCGGCCAATGGGCTGCGTGTGATCTATGGCAACCAGCAGGTAATGGTGAAGAGCGACGAAGACGGCATCGCTACCATCAACATCTTCAATGCCAACGGTATGCTGATGGAGCAGACAACAATCAGCATCAAGGGCGGACGTGCCCGTCTGGACATGAGTCATCTGACACCAGGCCTCTACATTGCCCGTGCGATCGATGCAGGTGGCACCAGCGTCAGTTGCAAGTTCAGGAAATAA
- the fabD gene encoding ACP S-malonyltransferase, with the protein MKAFVFPGQGAQFVGMGKDLYDNNATAKELFEKANEILGYRITDIMFEGTDDDLKQTKVTQPAVFLHSVISAICMGDAFQPAMTAGHSLGEFSALVAAGALSFEDGLRLVYARAMAMQKACEAAPSTMAAIIGLPDEKVEEVCAGINREGNIVVCANYNNPGQLVISGNVDAVNEACEQLKAAGAKRALPLKVGGAFHSPLMQPAKDELQAAIEKTEFQTPKCPVYQNVDGKPHTEPAEIKQNLIAQLTSSVRWTQCVQNMIADGADDFTECGPGKALQGMIAKINKEVSAHGIA; encoded by the coding sequence ATGAAAGCATTTGTTTTCCCTGGACAGGGAGCACAGTTCGTAGGAATGGGTAAGGACCTCTACGACAACAACGCAACAGCAAAGGAACTTTTTGAAAAGGCTAACGAGATTCTGGGCTACAGAATCACAGATATTATGTTCGAGGGTACGGACGACGACCTGAAGCAGACTAAGGTCACTCAGCCTGCCGTATTCCTTCATTCAGTTATCTCTGCTATCTGCATGGGCGACGCCTTCCAGCCCGCTATGACTGCTGGTCACTCTCTGGGTGAGTTCTCAGCACTCGTTGCTGCTGGTGCCCTGAGTTTCGAAGACGGCTTGCGTCTGGTTTACGCTCGTGCTATGGCTATGCAGAAGGCTTGTGAGGCAGCTCCCTCTACGATGGCTGCTATCATCGGCTTGCCCGACGAGAAAGTTGAGGAGGTTTGTGCTGGTATCAATCGCGAAGGCAATATCGTGGTTTGTGCTAACTACAACAACCCTGGCCAGCTGGTTATCTCTGGTAATGTGGACGCTGTCAACGAGGCTTGCGAGCAGTTGAAGGCTGCCGGTGCTAAGCGTGCCCTGCCCCTGAAGGTGGGTGGTGCTTTCCACAGCCCCCTGATGCAACCCGCTAAGGACGAGCTCCAGGCTGCTATCGAGAAAACAGAGTTCCAGACTCCTAAGTGCCCTGTTTATCAGAATGTGGACGGTAAGCCTCATACAGAGCCAGCAGAGATCAAGCAGAACCTCATCGCTCAGCTCACCTCTTCTGTACGCTGGACACAGTGTGTGCAGAATATGATTGCCGACGGTGCCGACGACTTCACAGAGTGCGGTCCTGGTAAGGCTCTGCAGGGCATGATTGCCAAGATTAACAAGGAAGTAAGTGCTCATGGCATTGCATAA
- a CDS encoding aspartate carbamoyltransferase regulatory subunit — MNKKERLVAAIQHGTVIDHIPTDKTYQVASILGLFSLQTPVTIGFNYPSKKVGCKGIIKVSDKFFTDDEISRLSVVAPNVILSIIRDYEVVEKKAVVTPAEIKGIVKCNNPKCITNNEPMQTHFHVQDGILTCHYCEKEQDINKVELV, encoded by the coding sequence ATGAATAAGAAGGAAAGATTAGTGGCTGCCATCCAACATGGTACCGTTATCGACCACATACCCACAGACAAGACTTATCAGGTAGCCTCCATTCTGGGCCTGTTCAGTCTGCAGACCCCTGTTACCATCGGTTTCAACTACCCTTCAAAGAAAGTGGGATGCAAGGGTATCATCAAGGTGTCGGACAAATTCTTTACCGACGACGAGATATCACGCCTGTCGGTGGTGGCCCCAAACGTGATACTGAGCATCATCCGCGACTATGAAGTAGTGGAGAAGAAAGCTGTGGTGACACCAGCTGAGATCAAGGGTATCGTGAAGTGCAACAACCCCAAGTGCATCACCAACAACGAACCCATGCAAACGCATTTTCACGTGCAGGACGGTATCCTGACTTGCCACTACTGCGAGAAGGAACAGGATATCAACAAGGTGGAACTGGTTTAA
- a CDS encoding smalltalk protein, with amino-acid sequence MKNKTFWKFAIQTAISVLSAIATALGVTSCMA; translated from the coding sequence ATGAAGAACAAGACATTTTGGAAATTTGCAATTCAAACAGCCATTAGTGTGCTGTCGGCCATCGCAACGGCACTGGGAGTGACCTCGTGCATGGCGTAA
- a CDS encoding alpha-amylase family glycosyl hydrolase has protein sequence MALHKIIIYQVFTRLFGHRSNTPVVNGTIEENGCGKLNDFTPSALKKIRELGVTHIWYTGVIRHATMTDYSRYGIPRQHPAVVKGRAGSPYAITDYYDIDPDLAVDVERRMEEFERLVTRTHRAGLKMIIDFVPNHVARQYKSICKPAGVRDLGEDDNPNEGFNPARNNFYYCPGQAFMPYFDLYHGEKEPYQEMPARATGNDCFHNAPGMNDWYETVKLNYGVDYYAGGVGYFSPIPNTWQKMLDILLFWAGKGVDAFRCDMAEMVPADFWAWATAQVRKQYPDIRFIGEVYNPNEYRHYIASGFDYLYDKVGMYDAMRDVICHRRDTDAITWAWQQTDDIRDHMLYFLENHDEQRVASDFFAGSGEKAVPALVVNALMQQNPFMLYFGQEWGERGMDAEGFSGRDGRTTIFDYWSLQPRYNALTQIYNKVLNIARSEKAVSEGLMFDVMYANQQYRQQYAFLRKAGKETLFVVANFADMPVTTDITIPSHAFDYLNLLEKAYKAVDLLTGTQVSLVLIRDQQVSIALPPRGAVVYKF, from the coding sequence ATGGCATTGCATAAGATTATCATCTATCAGGTTTTCACCCGTCTTTTCGGTCATCGTAGCAATACCCCTGTGGTTAATGGTACGATAGAAGAGAACGGATGTGGAAAACTGAACGATTTCACGCCCAGCGCCCTGAAGAAAATCAGGGAGTTGGGCGTGACTCATATTTGGTACACTGGTGTCATCCGTCATGCCACGATGACCGACTACTCTCGCTATGGTATCCCTCGCCAGCATCCTGCTGTGGTGAAGGGTAGGGCAGGTTCGCCTTATGCCATCACCGACTATTACGATATCGACCCCGACCTGGCTGTGGATGTGGAGCGTCGTATGGAGGAGTTCGAACGGCTTGTCACCCGCACCCATCGTGCCGGACTGAAGATGATTATCGACTTCGTGCCCAACCATGTGGCACGTCAGTATAAGAGTATCTGTAAGCCTGCTGGCGTGCGCGACCTGGGCGAGGATGATAATCCCAACGAGGGCTTCAACCCTGCCCGCAATAATTTCTATTATTGTCCCGGTCAGGCCTTCATGCCTTATTTCGACCTCTATCATGGCGAGAAAGAGCCTTATCAGGAGATGCCTGCCCGTGCTACGGGTAACGATTGTTTCCACAATGCGCCGGGCATGAACGACTGGTACGAGACGGTGAAGCTCAACTATGGCGTAGATTATTATGCTGGTGGCGTGGGCTATTTCTCCCCCATACCTAATACGTGGCAGAAGATGCTCGATATCCTGCTCTTCTGGGCTGGAAAGGGTGTTGACGCCTTCCGTTGCGATATGGCAGAGATGGTGCCTGCCGATTTCTGGGCATGGGCTACGGCGCAGGTGCGCAAGCAGTATCCCGATATCCGTTTCATTGGCGAGGTGTATAATCCCAATGAGTATCGCCATTACATCGCCTCTGGTTTTGATTATCTCTACGACAAGGTGGGTATGTATGATGCCATGCGTGATGTGATCTGTCATCGTCGTGATACGGATGCCATCACTTGGGCTTGGCAGCAGACCGACGATATCCGTGACCACATGCTCTATTTCCTTGAGAATCATGATGAGCAGCGTGTGGCCAGCGATTTCTTTGCAGGCTCTGGCGAGAAAGCCGTACCGGCTCTGGTGGTCAATGCCTTGATGCAGCAGAATCCCTTCATGCTCTATTTCGGACAGGAGTGGGGCGAGCGTGGCATGGATGCCGAGGGCTTCAGCGGACGCGACGGGCGCACCACCATCTTCGACTACTGGTCTTTGCAGCCCCGCTATAACGCGCTGACGCAGATATATAATAAGGTGTTGAATATCGCCCGTTCTGAGAAAGCCGTCTCCGAGGGTCTGATGTTTGATGTGATGTATGCCAATCAGCAGTATCGCCAGCAGTATGCCTTCCTGCGCAAGGCTGGCAAGGAGACGCTCTTTGTGGTGGCCAACTTTGCCGACATGCCTGTTACGACAGACATCACCATCCCCAGCCACGCCTTCGACTATCTGAACCTCTTGGAGAAGGCCTACAAGGCTGTGGATCTCCTCACAGGCACTCAGGTCTCACTGGTCCTGATACGCGACCAGCAGGTATCCATTGCACTGCCTCCACGAGGTGCCGTGGTGTATAAGTTCTAG